One window of Alkaliphilus metalliredigens QYMF genomic DNA carries:
- the coaE gene encoding dephospho-CoA kinase (Dephospho-CoA kinase (CoaE) performs the final step in coenzyme A biosynthesis.), with amino-acid sequence MKKIIGLTGGIATGKSTVSQILKNLGAIIIDADTVARQVAEKGEPVLQEIQRVFGTEMILKDGTLDRKKLGALVFNNHQAMQQLNEMIHPKIIEEIKKALNWYKNNRKNYVIIIDAALLIELRLTEMVDEVWVVAVSKEIQKKRLMKRNDLTEGAAINRIEMQMSIEEKMTHADQVIDNSGNQDDLKKQVKVLWDQMK; translated from the coding sequence ATGAAAAAAATCATCGGATTAACCGGTGGGATTGCCACTGGAAAAAGTACGGTTTCACAAATATTGAAAAATTTAGGAGCAATTATTATCGATGCAGACACTGTTGCCCGTCAAGTGGCTGAAAAGGGTGAACCGGTGCTTCAAGAAATTCAAAGGGTCTTTGGAACAGAAATGATTCTAAAGGACGGAACCCTAGACCGCAAAAAACTGGGGGCACTGGTGTTTAATAATCACCAAGCGATGCAGCAATTAAATGAAATGATACACCCTAAAATTATAGAAGAGATTAAAAAAGCATTAAATTGGTATAAAAATAATAGGAAAAATTATGTTATAATCATTGATGCAGCATTACTCATTGAGCTTCGGCTAACAGAGATGGTAGACGAGGTGTGGGTCGTTGCGGTTTCAAAGGAAATACAAAAAAAACGTTTAATGAAGAGAAATGACTTAACTGAAGGAGCTGCTATCAATCGTATTGAAATGCAGATGTCAATAGAAGAAAAAATGACTCATGCTGATCAAGTGATAGACAACTCTGGAAATCAAGATGACTTAAAAAAACAAGTTAAAGTGTTATGGGATCAAATGAAATGA
- a CDS encoding lytic transglycosylase domain-containing protein: MIFIATRKLRVLLVILLICIMAVVSVLSINWILRIAYPFHYQELIEKHADHYGVDPHLVVSIMRNESRFNPEAISRADAKGLMQIAPITGQWASERLEIENYTEEMLFEPDLNIQMGTWYLNILHKEFDDKLELIVAAYNAGNGNVTKWLGNPEYSPDGETLEYIPFGETRFYSKKVLRDYKIYKRIYR; the protein is encoded by the coding sequence TTGATTTTTATTGCTACAAGAAAATTACGTGTATTGTTAGTTATTCTACTAATTTGTATCATGGCAGTGGTTTCTGTACTCAGTATCAACTGGATTCTTCGGATTGCCTACCCCTTTCATTATCAAGAATTAATAGAGAAGCATGCAGACCACTATGGTGTGGATCCCCATTTGGTTGTGTCCATCATGCGCAATGAAAGTCGATTTAATCCTGAAGCAATTTCACGAGCAGATGCCAAGGGTTTAATGCAAATTGCCCCTATTACCGGGCAGTGGGCTTCAGAAAGGTTGGAAATCGAAAACTACACAGAGGAGATGCTTTTTGAACCAGATTTGAATATTCAAATGGGTACATGGTATTTAAATATTTTACACAAAGAATTTGATGATAAACTAGAATTAATTGTGGCGGCATATAATGCTGGTAATGGAAATGTGACTAAGTGGCTAGGGAACCCTGAGTATAGTCCAGATGGAGAGACACTAGAATACATTCCCTTTGGAGAAACAAGGTTTTACTCAAAAAAAGTGCTGAGAGATTACAAAATCTATAAAAGAATCTATCGGTAG